The sequence aaatctgaatatgtgcacataaattaaatatagaatttggcTTAATGATCTcggaacatatttatatagagcAAATGCCGTTAGAGATCAACTACTGGAGCaaattggttaatattaacattacctTTAGTTATTCAGTATAGCACTATTCGTTTTCAGGTATATTAAACCAACAATGCATGTATATCTCAGTATACTTAATAATGTCTTgtgtgtattaaataatataagtcaatagaaccttaatttatttattaattattattattattattattattattagtagtagtagtagtagtagtagttactaAGTGACTTTCTACCATAATCCTATATATatcttgtatatatttaatattttcttgtacattgtattatgctgataagtaaaacttaaaataatatgGAACTTGAACGTTACCGCCGCCGGTGTTCACTTTGGCATTTGGGCACCGTTTCTCAATTCCACTCAACGTACACTTGAGATGAGCTGCAgctgtaaataatataaaaaactgtAGATTAATACTTTCATAGACTAAACATATAGTATAATCTGTTGCCGTAATTTCACTTATCGAAAATATAAACACATAGACACaggtttaataaataaatatatacacatagatagatagacagacagacacacacacacacacacacacacacacacacacacacacacacacacacacacacacacatatatatatatatatcccagtTGATTCCCGTTGGCTTGAATCCCGTCGTTGGTCGAGAATGTGTCCGACCCATCTGATAGTTCGACccaaccattcagtcaacatcgtgtaagtgtaacttggGACTTTGTTTTGGTTCGAGCGATGCGGTGTATTCGACCTTCCGATTTCGACCCAACGAAATtctaatagatatatatatatatgtatatatatatatatatatatatatatatatatatatatatatatatagagagagagagagagagagagagagagagagagagagagagagagagagagagagagagagagagagagagagagagagagagaggttttttttattatagagAATATTAACCGAGTCTatattaattggtatttgtatACATACTGaccatgtattattatatataaaatgtatgatttatattttatattttgtttcctaCTCTTAAAGGCATATACCCCCCGGGGGTTGTCACGTAACTATAGAAATAACACACCTTTTCTTCCATCTCAATAGTAATCaatgttacttttatttataatccttGGTTGACCTTGGTTTGTGAACATATTTGTAAACTTGTCCGTgggaatatgcctttaagatttgAAATCATGGAATTTACCATTGGTCTCTCATCTTGTGTAAACctgaattacattttcaaattgtaggaAGAGGCCTAGATATAGGCATTTTGCTTGTTGGCCGATCCCCAACCAGcattataattgggaataaatattgtttaagccacatatatattgatactttacatatatactgatttaagaacttaatttaaaattgtttgacGTTCACCCACCGTATAAACGGCGTAGCGCGTTTTCACGCAACCGTTCATACCATAGTGTGGAAAGCGGTTTTGCGGGTTCATACTTCCATGAACGTTTCCTGTCACGAGAAATGTTTTTCTCTTACCCTGTTGCTGGTCAATGCAACTTGTAGAAAATGTACAAGGATGTATGGATTCTTGAAAACTAATTTACAGTTAGAAAAATAGCGTGACATCACATGCAGGAATTAGGTAATGTGCTCTCACGAGAAACGTCTTAATCTTACCCAGTTGTTGGTCAATGTAACTAGCGGAGAATGTACGAGAAAGTGTGGAATCTTTAACAATAATCTACGCCTACAACCTTATAGTGACGTCACAGGTAGGGACTAAATAATCTCAGGAGAAATGCTTTCAACTTACCAAGGTTGTTGTCAATGAAAGTAGGAAGGCTCGTTCTACATTTGTTTGCAAGTGAGGCATCGTTCACACATTTGGCTGATTTTGAAGCGACCCTGAAATAGGGAAGAAAAGGGATATGACTCAGCACATTTCACATTTCGACTATTAATGTccaacatataattatttaaaaaaaaagagttaaagtttgttttgtttaacgacaccactggagtacattcATTGATTagtcaatcatcggctattggatgtcaaacatttagtaattctgacttgtagtcatcagaggaaacccgctacatttttcccaatgcagcaagggatcttttatatgcactttcccacagacaggaaagcacataccacgacctttgtccagttgtggtgcactggttggaacgagaaaaaaaaccctaccaGCTGAATGGATGCGCCGAtatagttcgatcctgcgacgcaagcacctcaagtgagcactcaaccgactgagctaaatctcgctcCCTCATCGGCATttgaaagtcaaacatttggtaaatctggcatataaaggaaacccgctacatgttccattagtagcaaaggaatcacttatatgcaccatcccatagacaggatagcacaaaccacggcatttcatataccagtcgtggtaaacTGACTAGGTCAAataacagcccaatgggcccaccgacggggatcgatcctagaccgaccgcgcatcaggcaagcgttttaccactgggctacttcccgccccatataattattttgtcacTTTGTTTCATaaaaagagagaggaaaccggacGTTAACGTCGCCGCATCGTCTGCTCCTAccaataaaaagtttgtttttgtttaacgacaccactagggcgcattgatttattaaccataggctattggatgtcaaatatttggtaattttgacatatagtctcagagaggaaatccgctacatttttccattagtagcacagacaggatatccgctacatttttccattagtagcacatgccacagcctttgatataccagtcttgatgCACAgattggaaagagaaaaaaccaaatgggcccatcgacggggatcgatctcagaccaagcgcgcatcaagcgggcgctttaccactgggctacccccccccccccccccaataaagtagcaagggatcttttatatgtatttcccAATaaaaaggacaacacataccattgtTTAGGACGCAAAAAATCCCGACAACAACGCTGAACTCGAGTCAAACTTTGGGCttggtatgttttttttttgatgttgttgttgttttaatattaaacaaataataatgaaaatgtgtaacaaatgtataacattttcttcttctttttttcttgataaaaataatattttgtgtatgtatgtattgatgtatgaatatctatatattgtatgtatgtcgaggttgactgttacatacatatatattaacgcactggcgcaggggataattaaatcctttctgatcTCACAAACTGTCcaatgccgttgctgggactcgaacctgtggcaccgaatcgcccgcaaattgcagactaaccacgatgtgCTCTGACCTATTGagtcatgtatgtatgtatttatgtatgaatatctatatagtgtatgtatgtcgaggccgactgttacatacatagatattaacgcactggcgcaggggataattaactcgtttctggcctcacaaattgtgcCATGCAGTtcctgggactcgaacctgtggcactgaatcgcccgcaaattgcagactaaccacgatgtgctctgagctattgaggcatccagaAAAagaatgctctttaactcaaccacatgcatggggcctacaatctacgcggtcgatcccgctcacgtgcatgaaacagtgggcagacctggcactggctagtatgtatttatatataaatatctatatattgtatgtatgtcgaggttgactgttacatacatagatattaacgcactggcgcaggggataattaaatcctttctggcctcacaaattgtgcCATGcagttgctgggactcgaacctgtggcaccgaatcgcccgcaaattgcagactaaccacgatgcgctctgaactattgaggcatgtatgtatgtatgtatgtatgtatgtatgtatgtatgtgtttatgcCTGTGTATGTATTGgctgtgtatgtattgatgatTGTATGAATGGGTGTATGGGTGAATGGGTAGATGTGCGTTTCACTGAGGCACTCACGTacaaacacgcacacgcacacaatcTGAGAAACGTAGGAACACTTACTCGCACATACTATCTGTCAGGATACACGATTTGTTCACCAAGCTGGCCGCGGCTGGTACAAATGGTTGTAGACAATCTCCgattgtctttctttctttgtcgtTACATTCATTTTCTGTGTAAATAAAGCATAATAATACTTTAAAGGTACATTATTACATTTCCAAGTGacatatttagttatttttacatttaattgtGATACATACTACAAATTGATCGATCCCACAAATATTCTTCGAAAAATTAACTCGGGAGTGTCGAAATTGTGATCTTCTTCTGAGGTCGAAACTGGCTGAAATGCATGCTGGTAATTTAAACTGGTAATCTACAAATTATGTCGGCCCGAATCAGTGCATATTGGACCATATTATGAAGTGATACCGAAAGTAACTTATTTATAACACGGTAAGTATAACCTCTTATAACTGTCTTAACATTAGGGACTAATCGTAgctttgttatgtaatttttgtttcaGGTGTTTATcagtatacattttaaattatggtaTTCGAGGCTAGTGATggaattaaatgtatttaacacaAAACGTGGCAATATAGCATGTACACGTGACCAGTCACGCGACGGGGAGATCAAAGGCACCGACATCAAAGCATTTTCAGTGTTACTCTAGCCTGTGAAGTTGTTGAAAAATAATCAGAGTCGTATTTGAGTATTTGGCGCCACTAAGATACTAATAGTTTtgcctccccacccccacccccggccATCAAAACCATAAGCGAAATACCATTGTAAACGTTAAAACTATCGCAGATTACAATAATAGAACCTAATCAGTTTTAGAGATAATCATATGAACACAGTGGGGAGGAGAGAGGAACCATAGCAAATAAAGAGTAGATTCTACCACGCAATGAGAAAGTTCAGATAGGTGGAACAACATGAGCCGGGGACGGGGTTGGGGGTGGATCTATCATAAAGAGTAGATTCTAGAAAGTAGTGGGAAAGTTGAGATAGTTAAGATGAGGTGGAAGGACATGAGTGGGGGacggggtgtgggggggggtatCTGTCATAAAGAGTAGATTCTACAACGCAATGGGCAAGTTCAGATAGGCGGAATAACATGAGCGGGGGacggggtttgggggggggatCTGTGATAAACAGTAGATTCTACAACGTAGTGGGCTAGTTGAGATAGGCGGAATAACATGAGcgggggacggggggggggggggcgatctGTCGTAAAGAGTAGATTCTACAACGTAGTGAGCAATTTGAGATAGGCGGAATAACATGAGCGGGGACGGGTGGGAAGGGGGGGGGATATGTCATAAAGAGTAGATTCTACAAAGTAGTGGGAAAGTTGAGATAGGTGGAATAACATGAGCGGGgacgggtgggggggggggggatctgtCATAAAGAGTAGATTCTACAACGTAGTGGGCTAGTTGAGATAGGCGGAATAACATGAgcggggacggggggggggggggcgatctGTCGTAAAGAGTAGATTCTACAACGTAGTGAGCAATTTGAGATAGGCGGAATAACATGAGCGGGGACGGGTGGGAAGGGGGGAGATATGTCATAAAGAGTAGATTCTACAACGTAGTGGGAAAGTTGAGATAGGTGGAATAACATGAGCGGGgacgggtgggggtgggggggatctGTCATAAAGAGTAGATTCTACAACGTAGTGGACAAGTTGAGATATGCGGAATAACATGAGCGGGgacgggtggggtggggggagggggatctTTGTTATAAAGAGTAGATTCATCTACGTAGTGGGAAAGTTTAGAGATAGGCGGAAGAACATGAGCGGGGGTAGGGGTGGATCTGTCATAAAGAGTAGATTCTACTACTTAGTGGGTAAGTTTAAGGGTAGGCAGATGAACATGAGGGCGTCGGGACGGATCGATCTGTCATAGACAGTAGATTCTACTACATAAGGGTAGGCAGATGAACACGAGGGGGAGGGGACGGATCGATCTGTCATAGACAGTAGATTATAGTACTTAAGGGTAGGCAGATGAACATGAGGGGGCGGGGACGGATCGATCTGTCATAGACAGTAGGTTATACTACTTAAGGGTAGGCAGATGAACACGAGGGGGCGGAGACGGATCGATCTGTCATAGACAGTTTAACACGAGGGGGCGGGGACGGATCGATCTGTCATAGACAGTAGATTCTACTACTTAAGGGTAGGCAGATGAACACCAGGGGGCGGGGACGGATCGATCTGTCATAGACAGTAGATTCTACAACTTAAGGTAGGCAGATGAACACGAGGGGGAGGGGACGGATCGATCTGTCATAGACGGTAGATTGTACAAGTTAGTGGAAAAGTTGGCAGCTACAAAAGGCCGTCTGACAGATGAGATGCAAAATGACACTGAACTTAACGACAATCTGCCAGGAGCAACGTTACGGACCTTTCGTTTCAACCGAATAATTCCATTAATTATCCTTTAAGGAATATCTAATAAAAACGAAATcaagtaatatatttaattatttgcttGTAATTTCTATGGGCATACAGCTGAAGTAATAATGTCTGCATTCCAATGGCAAAAGCCAACATAGGCTTacgggtaaaaaaaaaaaatgtagggggtggggtggatgggGCAGGCTGATTATTTgtccgaattaaatgaaaatgctagaatctggataacaaaatTCATATATATTAGCATTCCTGTCAAACTGTTGAATAatacgaatcactacgcatttttacatgggttacaactaatattgtgcgtagatgatgaaaatacatggtgaaatgttttcaggccagcttattttgcccgaatatctctgtATGCCATACGTTTTTCAGATGATTGTCAAAACAGCgcctaaaatgttttgttttattttttatctagcGTACATACCCCTTTTCACTTTGGCTTTTGGACACTGTTGCTCCGTTTTGCTTACTGTACACTGGAGTTGAGCTTGTGCTGCAAGGAAAATTGTAAATCATAAACTAATACGTCACAGATATACGGATCTCTATCAGAGAAATGCATGGTATTTGTGTGAAAAACATGGACCGAATTGTTGAAGCctgttttcttaaatgcaggtgtttaaagggacagatcctggtttttaaacactaaggcatcttttttacctagaccctagtttcaacccttaaaaatggacactaagtttggttaatttacaaactgtcacggggatcctataatacccgtaactgaatgaaacacgattatccaaatatctctcctaactgtatatctattagatctctctgtaacaggcggtagatacccgctttggctcgtctaggtatgatcagagataagttcttatataaagtatatattattatagcacgtttagttcactagaaaacacaacaaaaacacaatacactttggaatctgtattaacctacgctgacaaatgtactgccgcagtagttaattaacaacaacaaataataacaacccagaactgatcacttaattagttaatctctaggtatGTAggttacacaatattgtaatcacttcaccgtgacacaacacccacacgtgtgataattgagaaacgcttctaggggaacttaattaataaaggaattacaacactattcgtaactggttaatttttaattaaccctactactcgttcagtaaccttgtaacacagaattaatactggtatctatcacaataaagacaataacctacagtttacctaggtcttctaggatgactggctaagctttatattaccaaatactcgtatacaTATAGAActgtaagactacgatttacttcgtcagatgaccgaagacactgtctaaagaatattggtataatacagtattaaaatatttaaagtcacatcaatcacaccaaggttatacaacagagcagaaataatatatttaccaaagtccaaacggacaacgttccctcgAGATACCTTTCtatggttctcctcgatatctctaaaccctagctatttattataaaatcgaatatcgcctgggggtacatcgtggcaccgaatcttatcatgtgagttCCCACcacgaccacgccggcatatttttctctgatcgtcagactggctgtcgccatccgcgagcaatcccctgtcCATAaccagcactaccggagatattacgtaattactagccacatggcctccacacctgcgatgggtgtgtattagaagtacagctcgatgaccgtcgcgcagaagtattacgtaacaagttgcccacctggctaagtgcatttggaactgcacacggccttctaaaacaattaatatcgccacaggcaaaAAGACactaagagcatgtaccgtcacacaaacctataacaaacttggatacaacagagtgaaacaagagtctgtgatgttgaaatacccttagactaaatagactaaaacacgactccataacagttacttctcagacgcacgtgcgttttataaaaaaatatgaaaaatgcattttcgaatgtacggaaatggataatctaaacaataaaatatatagggcctaataaataatgtttgatttcagtgatcattaACGGCTCTTAATAGTTTATGCCTCATTGACTGCCAGAtgcgtgtaaagactgcattagggatacggcgccattgttccactaatgaggcaccaagttcctgcaaagtctgtggaGGGTTCCTGGGTTCCTGAGAGGGCGCAGGCGTCTTCCAAGCACATCCCAGACGTGATCGATGGGATTCAGTTTGGGCGATCCTGCATGCCAATTCATGACATTGATGCCTGCGTTCCTCaggtaatcccttgtcaagacggccgtgtggggtctggcgttgtcatgctgaaagacCAGGCCTAGACCATGAGCTGCCATGATGGTCACAGGTTCCTGGGCCAGCACCTGGTCGCCGTATGCAGCAGGGTTGAGGTTGCCATGGATGCCAAGAAGTCGACAACGGCCATTTCCATagaaagcaccccaaaccattacaccTCCGCCTCCGAATCAGTCAACGCCACTGACACACCACTGAGtctccaaaccctctgcctgccataggcaaatcgcagtgtgaatcttgattcatcgctAAATACGACTCTATTCCATTCCCTCCGATTCATCGCAAGTGGCGTTGTGCCCACATTTGACGTTGACATAGATGAAACTGGGTCAAAATGGTTCCAACATATAGACGCCGTGCGTGGAGGTGAGCGGTTCGCAACCGATTTCGGATCGTTTGCGCGGCCACCCGACGTCTGGaaagttcattactggttgctgtagctGTCATAAAACGGTTGCGGAGGTGACGTAATACAATATAACGGCCATCTGCCTGAGCCGTCACACGTGTCCTACCCGGTCGGGGGCAACCAGCTGTGGTGCCCGTTTGTTGTACTCGTGTCCGCAGATCATAAACTGCCCGTCGACTACAACCCAACACCCTTGCAATGTCAGCTACTGACGTTCTCGCTTGCAACATGCCGACAGCACGTTCAcgctgcacatttgtgaggcGTGGCATCGAAACAGATCGTAACAAATGTCTTTTTTCGTTATAtcagactactgtgagcaagtaacGATAAAAACACGTGTGCTgttgtagtcacgtgaccagtggcACGTGCAAAACCAGTTTTGCCTCAATGGTGCTGTGCAGTGCTATGGATCGGGTCACGTGTGCTGTGATGGACTTCAAATGGAGTGtcgacattgccattacaatatttattcctgaaaaatacctgctttcaacactcattgactttattcaaGTTTTATAtcgtgaagtttttaatttgactctaAAACAGGGTTTGGAAATTCGGCCCATAATGTGTTAGTAgtaaataaatagagattattacatgagttaagggcctctgagaattgaataTTTGCATAAATCATTAATCTGttaagcaaacaaataaattcaggtaatccattttctttttacGTAACCGGTTATGTCCATGTAAataatgtcctaaatttaaagCACGAACGGAAAATAGGTTACGCTAAATTAGATTTGCGTGAACGACGTACGAACGAAATAATCGTTGTTGCAATGTTCACATGTCtgtgggtccactgaggtgccTGGTGATTCGATCCTAGACTCTATCACCTCAAGTGATCGCTCTACGGAATGctccacatatgttactattgtcatctacgGGATTTGagttggtggtatacaccctattaTTCGGGAAGGCACATTTGCTCTCTTATTGATCTTACCCAGTTGTCCGTTAATGTAGGTTGTAAGGTATCCTCTGCATTTATCTGGCACATATTTCTTATTCAGACAATCAGCAAATGTCACGGCTGCTCTGAAAGACCAGAAGAcaaatttgatttattaaatgtacactgaTATTCCTCAACAACCAACAACGATCCCTGACATcccccaataaaaacaaataaacaatcaaataaacacaaaaaacccactcaaAAAAACATTGAATGCAGTGAGAAAATTCgtatatatgtgcgtgtgtgcgtattgtatttatatatggaaacatgtatatacatacataatatatacatgtatatgtataaatgtttaatgtacagacgaacataatgaaatacatacatacatacatatatacatacatacatacaatatatagatattcatacatcaatagatacatacatgcatacacacatgtatttatacataatatatatatatatatattgtatgtatgtcgaggttgactgttacatacatagatattaacgcactggcgcaggggataattaaatcctttctggcctcacgaATTGTGCCATGcagttgctgggactcgaacctgtggcaccgaatcgcccgcaaattgcagactaaccacgatgcgctctgaactattgaggcatgtatgtatgtatgtatgtatgtatgtgtttatgcCTGTGTATGTATTGGCTGTGTTTGTATTGATGATTGTATGAATGGGTGTATGGGTGAATGGGTAGATGTGCGTTTCACTGAGGCACTCACGTacaaacacgcacacgcacacaatcTGAGAAACGTAGGTACACTTACTCGCACATACTATCTGTCAGGATACACGATTTGTTCACCAAGCTGTCCGCAGCTGATACAAATGGTTGTAGACAATCTCCggttgtctttctttctttgtcgtTACATTCATTTTCTGTGTAAATAAAGCATAATAATACTTTAAAGGTACATTATTACATTTCCAAGTGAcctatttagttatttttacatttaattgtGATACATACTACAAATTGATCGATCCCACAAATATTCTTCGAAAAATTAACTCGGGAGTGTCGAAATTGTGATCTTCTTCTCAGGTCGAAACTGGCTGAAATGCATGCTGGTAATTTAAACTGGTAATCTACAAATTATGTCGGCCCGAATCAGTGCATATTGGACCATATTATGAAGTGATACCGAAAGTAACTTATTTATAACACGGTAAGTATAACCTCTTATAACTGTCTTAACATTAGGGACTAATCGTAgctttgttatgtaatttttgtttcaGGTGTTTATcagtatacattttaaattatggtaTTCGAGGCTAGTGATggaattaaattgtttttaacacaACACGTGGTAATATAGCATGTACACGTGACCAGTCACGCGACGGGAAGATCAAATGCACCGACATCAAAGCATTTTCAGTGTTACTCTAGCCTGTGAAGTTGTTGAAAAATAATCAGAGACCTGTTGGAGTATTTGACGCCACTAAGATACTAATAGTTTTgcctctccacccccacccctggcCACCAAAACCATAAGCGAAATACCATTGTAAACGGTAAAACTATCGCAGATTATAATAATAGAACCTAATCAGTTTTAGAGATAATCATATGAACACAGTGGGAAGGCGAGAGGAACCATAGAAAATAAAGAGTAGATTCTACCACGCAATGAGAAAGTTCAGATAGGTGGAAGAACATGAGCCGGGGACGGCGTTGGGGGTGGATCTATCATAAAGAGTAGATTCTAGAGCGTAGTGGGAAAGTTGAGATAGGCGGAATAACATGAGCGGGGATggatggaggggtggggtgggggtgggggtatctGTCATAAAGAGTAGATTCTACAACGTAGTGGGCAAGTTGAGATAGGTGGAATAACATGAgcggggacgggggggggggggggggggaacatcTGTCATAAAGGGTAGATTAAACAACGTAGTGAGCAAGTTGAGATAGGCGGAATAACATGAGCGGGGACGaatggtgtggggggggggggggggcgatctGTCGTAAAGAGTAGATTCTACAACGTAGTGGGCAATTTGAAATAGGCGGAATAACATGAGCGGGGacggttggggggggggaggagatggggggggggatctGTCATAAAGAGTAGATTCTACAACGTAGTGGGCAAGTTGAGATATGCGGAATAACATGACCTGGGAcgtgtggggtgggggcaggggaTCTTTGTTATAAAGAGTAGATTCATCTATGTAGTGGGAAAGTTTAGATATAGGCGGAAGAACATGAGCGGGGGTAGGTGTGGATCTGTCATAAAGAGTAGATTCTACTACTTAGTGGGTAAGTTTAAGGGTAGGCAGATGAACATGAGGGGGCCGGGACGGATCGATCTGTCATAGACAGTAGATTATAGTACTTAAGGGTAGGCAGATGAACATGAGGGGGCGGGGACGGATCGATCTGTCATAGACAGTAGGTTATACTACTTAAGGGTAGGCAGATGAACACGAGGGGGCAGGTACGGATCGATCTGTCATAGACAGATTAACACGAGGGGG comes from Gigantopelta aegis isolate Gae_Host chromosome 13, Gae_host_genome, whole genome shotgun sequence and encodes:
- the LOC121387690 gene encoding uncharacterized protein LOC121387690 isoform X1; this encodes MAYEKLFFPALVFVLSIGFLQAANECNTYEIGQIGSCLAPFPPATTSIVNKTCTLDADMCKAAVTVADCLNKEYMSDKCRGYLTTYIDGQLAQAQLQCTVSKTEQQCPKAKVKRENECNDKERKTTGDCLQPFVSAADSLVNKSCILTDSMCEAAVTFADCLNKKYVPDKCRGYLTTYINGQLAQAQLQCTVSKTEQQCPKAKVKRENECNDKERKTIGDCLQPFVPAAASLVNKSCILTDSMCEVASKSAKCVNDASLANKCRTSLPTFIDNNLAAAHLKCTLSGIEKRCPNAKVNTGGAPQQVMLSLVCLFVSVIAGLHFTT
- the LOC121387690 gene encoding uncharacterized protein LOC121387690 isoform X2, whose translation is MSDKCRGYLTTYIDGQLAQAQLQCTVSKTEQQCPKAKVKRENECNDKERKTTGDCLQPFVSAADSLVNKSCILTDSMCEAAVTFADCLNKKYVPDKCRGYLTTYINGQLAQAQLQCTVSKTEQQCPKAKVKRENECNDKERKTIGDCLQPFVPAAASLVNKSCILTDSMCEVASKSAKCVNDASLANKCRTSLPTFIDNNLAAAHLKCTLSGIEKRCPNAKVNTGGAPQQVMLSLVCLFVSVIAGLHFTT